The genomic interval CCCACATTTTATTGTCGATGCCAACTTGACCGTATCCTATACGGAAATAGCCATTGTCTCCCCAGCCGGTACCCCAGCTGTTCTTGCAAATCCAAGCTTGTTGCGCATCACTGTAGCCAACAACGCAGACACAGTGCCCCCCTCTTGAGGTTGCTCCTGCTGATTTGCGATAGACTCCAGTTCGGTAGCCAAAGAAGTCTGAATACACTGTATAGCATGCGATCAGTGGACCTTTGGTTGAGATCCAGTCCTTCATGGCGTTGATGTTGGTGATTTCAGTGCTGCCACTGATCTTCGTCACTCGACTGGCCCAATCACTGCAACGTCCGCTGCAGTTCTGGTCACCCGCTGTGTACGGATAGCAGGCCTCGTCCGTTACACCCGTGTTCTGGTAATGCGAGAGAGCTGGTGGGACCCACCAACCTCCGTTGGAACCACCACATCGCCGTCCTTCAGAGCGTGCGTGACAGTAGAATAAATGAGCTTCTGAATAATCCACCGCTAGGTTGGGATTGTTCTTGGCTCGTCGTTCAGTTCCTTCGACCGCTGCAACGGTTCCAAAGGCGACGCAACTTCCACAACTCCCTTGGTTTTTCACCGGAGTGATGTAATTTGCACCGTTTACATTGCGTAAATCATAGGCCCCGGGTGCTCCGAAACCGCCGTCGTTACCGCTCATTGCCGTGAGGTACGATTGAAAGTTTTGGGCCGAAAGGGCCTCTTTTTCTTCCATGTTGGGTTCATCGGGCCCGGGCGTATAGCCCAAGTAAGCTTGCTGCTCCTTGGCCGTCAATTCCAACATGAAGTTTGATCCCGCTTCCCAAGAGGCATTCTCCTGGGAGAGGGTGTCCTGAAGTGCTTTCAGGGCTTTTTGTCCTTTTTCCATTGGATAAAAATTGAGTTAGACTTAGGTGATTTATTATTGACAGAATTGTCCAGTATTGACCCATTCGGCGCTCAGCATGGTCCAGAAGTCCTGGGTGAGGTAGCGTCGGACATAGTCGTAGGGGAGCCAGCCGTAGCCGTCTTCGCCCCATTCCGTGCCCCATGAATTTCGAATGAGAAAGGAACCGCCGTTGCGGTTGTCGTCGTAGCCACACATCACTACGGCATGGCCACCGCGGAGTCGATCGCCCTCTTGCGGAACGGGGATATCTCCATTGAGTTGTGCTTGCTGAATGCTGTCGTAGACGCTGAATCCGAACATTATAGCCAATCCACTAGCCATGGCTTGACAGAGATCCTCAACAAGGGCTTGTCCTCGACGATCTCCACCGTCAAAGCGGAAATAAGTTAGCGCTTGAAAGTTTTGTCCAAAAGCGTAGTGAAATGCTTCAGGCTCCTCTTCGTATTTAGCAATGTCGTAGGGGTAAAACTCCTCAGGGGGCACACCGAAAAGGGTCATCGCGCCCATTGTAGTGCGTAAATAAGCTCCGGTATCACCCGTCCATTTCAGCAGATTGCGCGTCACTTTATACAAGAATAGGCGGGAACCTAGTTCATGACGCCCGTGCGCGCGTTGTTGATAGTAGCAGTAAAGTGAGGTTCCGGCGTGGGCAGTACAGCTCCCGAGTGAACCTTGTTGTTGTATGGGTGGGAAAAACCCTCTATTGTCGACGAGCTCTGGTCTTTTGTCTTTCCGGAACTCTGTTTTCTCGAGCAGTTTCTCCACCGGATTCAGGGCTTTATCGGCCGTTGAATTCGGTCTGAAATCTTTAAAACTGGGCAGGTCGGGCATCCAACCCATCCCTTGCAAAGGCATGGACATCAGTCATCGCATTTAAGTATTCGACATGCACACCACCTCACGGTGGGATGTGAAACTAGGTTGCGATCCTCTCTTTTTTAGGTGGCGGGGTTGAGGAGAGGTCAGTCCTAAATATGCAAGATGTAAGACAGGTGTTTCGTGACCGAGCGGAAGTCCATGATGCTCAAAGCCAAAGTAGATAAACTTCCTGCAATCAGCAGGAAGATGGAAGTTAGGAAAATATTAACTTCAAGCCAAAACACCACCGATGGGACAATTTTTATGGCTGCTGGACAATGGTCACGGCGGCGTCATGGATGGCGTATACCAAACGCCAGGGAAGCGAAGCCCTCTTTGGGACGACGGCACCCAACTCTTTGAAGGAGAGTTCAATAGAGCTATTGTTAACCGCTTAATCGAACTGTGTGTACCCGAGGGTATCCGGTACCAAAACATTGTTCCCGAGCTCGAGGATGTGAGTTTGGGAGAGCGTGTGAGGAGAGCGAATGCGTACCATCCTCAAGACTCCTGTATTTACGTTAGCGTGCACAGCAATGCTGGCGGAGGGCGAGGGTATGAGGTATTTACGAGTAAGGGCGAGACTCGTTCGGACCGTGTGGCTACGGTATTTTTCGACCACTTTAAACAGCAATTCCCGCACAAAGCTATGCGAAGTGATGTCTCCGATGGAGACGTCGACAAGGAGGCTAATTTCTACGTGCTTCGAAAGACCTTGATGCCAGCGGTCCTCACGGAGAACTTTTTTATGGATAATGAAGAGGAATGTAAGGATATCTTGATGACTCGGGAGGGACGGGATAAAATAGCGATGGCCCATTTTACAGCCATGCAACACATTGAAGCAAACGGTCTACCAGGGTAAAGCCCCGGCCTCTAAAGATGAAGGGTGTTTGCGTAAACGATAGCCCTTGGGATATCCGTTGTTGATTCGGCCGCGAACTTGTTTGCCCATTCCTAAGGGTACGTCCCGATATGCGAGAACGACCATTCCTGGGTCCGTGGCCTCAATGCGGAGATCTCCACCGTGGAGATAGGACAAGGCTTGGTCTCGGTCGAGTTCGATGTGCGGAAGATCGACCCGGCATGCACGGCTCCAAACGGCCTCTGTGGTAGGCCTAAGTTCACC from Cryomorphaceae bacterium carries:
- a CDS encoding peptidase C1, with product MEKGQKALKALQDTLSQENASWEAGSNFMLELTAKEQQAYLGYTPGPDEPNMEEKEALSAQNFQSYLTAMSGNDGGFGAPGAYDLRNVNGANYITPVKNQGSCGSCVAFGTVAAVEGTERRAKNNPNLAVDYSEAHLFYCHARSEGRRCGGSNGGWWVPPALSHYQNTGVTDEACYPYTAGDQNCSGRCSDWASRVTKISGSTEITNINAMKDWISTKGPLIACYTVYSDFFGYRTGVYRKSAGATSRGGHCVCVVGYSDAQQAWICKNSWGTGWGDNGYFRIGYGQVGIDNKMWGINGIVDTGWLNSVKVTGLWVQQNNRNAWAYITGEGWKKISNRDENGFINLVAQLTTAKAGNRSCKLYINKGEITTAYVW
- a CDS encoding C1 family peptidase encodes the protein MSMPLQGMGWMPDLPSFKDFRPNSTADKALNPVEKLLEKTEFRKDKRPELVDNRGFFPPIQQQGSLGSCTAHAGTSLYCYYQQRAHGRHELGSRLFLYKVTRNLLKWTGDTGAYLRTTMGAMTLFGVPPEEFYPYDIAKYEEEPEAFHYAFGQNFQALTYFRFDGGDRRGQALVEDLCQAMASGLAIMFGFSVYDSIQQAQLNGDIPVPQEGDRLRGGHAVVMCGYDDNRNGGSFLIRNSWGTEWGEDGYGWLPYDYVRRYLTQDFWTMLSAEWVNTGQFCQ
- a CDS encoding N-acetylmuramoyl-L-alanine amidase; this translates as MGQFLWLLDNGHGGVMDGVYQTPGKRSPLWDDGTQLFEGEFNRAIVNRLIELCVPEGIRYQNIVPELEDVSLGERVRRANAYHPQDSCIYVSVHSNAGGGRGYEVFTSKGETRSDRVATVFFDHFKQQFPHKAMRSDVSDGDVDKEANFYVLRKTLMPAVLTENFFMDNEEECKDILMTREGRDKIAMAHFTAMQHIEANGLPG